In a single window of the Dreissena polymorpha isolate Duluth1 chromosome 3, UMN_Dpol_1.0, whole genome shotgun sequence genome:
- the LOC127872499 gene encoding perlucin-like protein, with the protein MSTAIKLAVLTAVIASFIAQSESTATCDDGWTAYGPSCYFFEDETKLHWIEGTQYCSVHEGAYITTIQSEGELLFLQDMCRRLFKHGFWPLLTQPFLDLRITKGLGSKYFSVYIYFGC; encoded by the exons ATGTCGACAGCTATAAAACTTGCCGTGCTCACAGCCGTGATAGCCTCTTTTATAGCACAATCAG AATCAACGGCGACATGTGATGACGGCTGGACTGCATACGGCCCCTCTTGCTACTTCTTTGAAGACGAAACAAAACTGCACTGGATAGAAGGAACG CAATACTGCTCGGTGCACGAGGGAGCTTACATCACCACCATCCAATCAGAGGGCGAGTTACTCTTCTTGCAGGACATGTGCAGGCGCCTTTTTAAACACGGTTTTTGGCCCTTGTTAACCCAGCCATTTTTAGATTTAAGAATAACGAAAGGGCTTGGATCCAAGTACTTCAGTGTTTACATATATTTTGGCTGCTAA